CTTGCCTGGACGTTCATGTTCTGCCATTGTAATGTTCCTCCTTTAAATTAAATGAACTAATACGTGTTACACTGTAACACTCCGATTGTAGTCCCATCCTCCGATCGCTGTTATCCCCAGATTTCTTCAACTCCCTCCTTAAAGGGAAAATCCGGGGATAGCGTATGCTTCCGAGGTAGCTTTCTTGCGAAAGCTTTTAGGCGAACTCTTCGCTTCTTCAGATTGGTTCTACACTCTCCGTTAAAGTGTAATTATCTGTCCATCTTATATGGATTTCTTGAAACTAGATCATTCCACCGGCTTGTTCGATTATGGACATGGCGCGGTGATGTACCGATTCATCTACGATGACAGTTAGTAATACATCTCTTCCTGTAGGTCCACCCTGTCCACCATCACTCATGCCGCTTGCAGAAGGGTCCGCCGCAGCCATGATTCCAGCACTGACATTTGTTTGCATCGAATCGGGCACCCATGATGAAAAACTGCCGGAAACGCCCGGCTTGTAGGAAGCCCCGCTTGGTCCTACACCCGCATATCGGCTGAATCGATTAATTGACAGGTCCTCCACTCGCAATGCCTCCAGTTTTTTGGCCGCCCCTTGAGCCTGCTCCGGGCTGTGAAAGTACGCCAAAATATTTTTTTCGGTCATCCGCTTCACCTGCTTTCCTAATTTCTCGCATATCAGCTATGCATATCATTCTCGCCATGCTATCTTTCCGCAAGTTCGCTCAGAATATACCGAAATGCTCCCACAAATTGCTGTCGTTATTCGTAGCATAGATCCATGGATTTCACAAAAACCACTGAACCACAAAAAAAGGCGCACAAAAAAGGACACCCTGCGGTAAAAACCGCTGTGGTGTCCTTTTGAACTTGCTTTATTTTATTCTCAGTCGCCGCGGAAGGCGCGTTTCACTCTATCAAAGAAAGATTGTTCATGCTCATGTGTTTGCTCTCCATCCAGCGAAGCAATTTGGCGAAGCAGATCTTTCTGCTCATCATTCAGCTTACTAGGTGTAACCACAACCACTTTCACATGCTGATCCCCTTGCCCCATACCGCGCAGGCGTGGTACACCTTTGCCTTTGAGGCGGAAATACGTTCCCGTTTGTGTACCAGCTGGTACTTTCAACTTCACTTTCTCGGTGAGCGTCGGGATCTCAACTTCATCTCCCAGAGCTGCCTGAGCAAAGGTAAGTGGGATTTCGCAATAAATATCGTCGCCTTCACGCTCAAAGAAATCATGTGATTTCACGCGAATGACAATATACAGATCTCCCGCTGGTCCGCCACGCAGGCCGCCTTCACCCTCGCCTGTCATACGCAGTTGCGCGCCATCATCTACACCCGCTGGAATGCGGACATGGATTTTACGTTGCTTGCGAACTTTACCGCTGCCACTGCACGTTGTACATTTTTCTTTGATAATTTGACCCGAACCGCTACAGTTCGAACATGCACGACGATTAACCATACGACCAAACGGTGTATTTTGCACGACTTCCTGCTGACCGCTACCTTGGCAGACCGAGCAGGTTTCCGGTTTCGTTCCAGGTTTGGCACCTGAGCCATGACAGGTATCACAGCCTTCGGTACGCGGAATCGTAATATCGGTTTCTTTACCGAATACAGCTTCCTTGAACTCAATTGTCATCGTGTACTGCAGATCATTCCCCCGTTGCGGAGCATTTGGATCACGTCGTCCACCGCCACCGCCGCCAAAGAACATATCGAAGATGTCGCCAAATCCGCCGCCGCCAAAATCACCGCCACCACCGAATCCACCTTGATTCGGATCGACATGACCATATTGATCATATTGTGCACGCTTCTGACCGTCACTCACTACGTCGTAAGCTTCTTTAACTTCTTTAAATTTAGCTTCCGCATCAGCAGCCTTGTTTACGTCAGGGTGATACTGACGGGCAAGCTTACGGTAAGCCTTTTTAATCTCATCGTCGTTAGCCGTTTTACTAACGCCAAGCACCTCATAATAATCACGCTTTTCAGCCACTCTTCCACCCCCATATCATTCACCATATCGCACATCGTGACAAAAGGAAAGCCAAAGCGCGGGAGCCCCGGCTATGACTTTCCCTCTAATTCGAACGTCACCGATGTTTAATTCGCGTAGAATTACGAATTAGTTTTGTTTTTTATCTTCATCCACAACTTCGTAATCAGCGTCTACGACGTTGTCACGTTTAGCAGAACCTTGTTGCTCTTCAGCACCTTGTGCTTCTTGCTCTTGCGCCTGAGCTTGCTCATACAGTTTCACGGACAGTTGTTGAACGATCTCTGTCAGTTCTTCTGTAGCAGCTTTGATATCTTCCAGGTTGTCGGAAGCCAGAACGCCTTGCAGTTTTTCTTTGGCAGCATTTGCTTTTTCAACTTCGCCAGCATCTGCTTTTTCGCCAAGATCTTTGATCGTTTTGTCAACAGAGTAGATCAATTGATCTGCACTGTTTTTCGCTTCAACGAGTTCTCTGCGTTTTTTATCTTCTTCAGCGTGCAACTCAGCATCTTTCATCATTTGCTCCACTTCAGCATCGCTCAAACCGCTGGAAGAAGTGATTGTGATTTTTTGAGTTTTGTTCGTACCTTTATCTGTTGCAGATACGTTAACGATACCGTTGGCATCAATATCGAAGCTAACTTCGATCTGTGGAACGCCACGTGGAGCTGGTGGAATATCACCCAACATGAAACGTCCAAGCGATTTGTTACCCGCTGCCATCTCACGCTCACCTTGCAGAACATGAATCTCAACGCTTGGTTGATTGTCTGCATACGTGGAGAACACTTGAGATTTGCTTGTAGGGATCGTAGTGTTACGCTCGATCATTTTAGTAAATACGCCACCCGCTGTTTCGATACCCAGGGACAATGGCGTTACGTCGAGCAATACAACGTCTTTCACGTCACCTGTCAGTACGCCCGCTTGTACAGCAGCACCCAAAGCTACAACTTCATCCGGGTTAACACCTTTGTGTGGCTCTTTACCCGTCAGTTTTTTGATTGCTTCTTGTACTGCAGGAATACGTGTGGAACCACCAACCAATACGATCTTGTCGATATCGTTAGCTGTCATACCCGCATCACTCAATGCACGACGAGTTGGTTCAAGCGTACGCTCAACCAGACCTGCAGAGATTTCTTCAAATTTCGCACGGCTCAGGTTCAACTCCAAATGCTGAGGAACGCCATCAGCAACTGTGATGAACGGCAAGGAGATCGTTGTAGTCAATACGCCGGAAAGTTCTTTTTTCGCTTTTTCCGCTGCATCTTTCAAACGTTGAACCGCTGCTTTATCTTTACTCAAGTCAATGCCTTGATCTTTTTTGAATTCACTTACGAGGTAATCAATGATTACTTGGTCAAAGTCATCCCCGCCTAGTTTGTTGTCCCCGCTAGTTGCTTTAACTTCGAAGAAGCCATCACCCAGTTCAAGAATGGATACGTCGAACGTACCGCCACCCAGGTCATATACGAGGATCGTTTGGTCTTCGGATTTCTCCATACCGTATGCCAAAGCTGCTGCTGTTGGCTCGTTGACGATACGCAGAACTTCCAAACCTGCAATTTTACCCGCATCTTTAGTCGCTTGGCGCTGACTGTCATTGAAGTAAGCTGGTACAGTGATAACTGCTTGAGTTACCGTTTGACCCAGATAAGCTTCAGCATCAGTTTTCAATTTTTGCAGAATGATTGCAGAGATCTCTTGTGCGGAGTAGTCTTTGCTATCGATTGTTTCCTTGTGGGAAGTACCCATGTGACGTTTGATCGACATGATGGTACGATCCGGATTGGTGATCGCTTGACGTTTTGCTGTTTCACCAACAACGCGCTCTCCATCCTTTTTGAAACCAACTACGGATGGAGTGGTACGTGCGCCCTCCGGATTTGGAATTACGACAGCCTCGCCGCCTTCCATTACTGCTACGCATGAGTTTGTTGTTCCTAAGTCAATACCAATTACTTTGCTCATCCGAAAATTTCCTCCCTCAACAATTTAAAATGAATGGGTCTGATCTGACCCTTATTTAGATGTTCATGTTGCTAATCGTGCTCTATGTGTACAAACCTTTATATTAAACTTCGCCCACATTGTTCAACCATGGAGCCGACTCATTCCTTCCTATAAGGAATTTATGAGCTGACTTTAACCATAGCTGGACGAAGCACTTTATCTTTCAGCATGTAGCCTTTTTGGACTTCCTCAACAACGATACCTTCTTCGTACTCGTCGCTCTCCACTTGCATAATTGCTTGGTGGAATTCAGGATTGAACGGTTGTCCTACCGATTCCATAGCCGTCAGACCTTCATTATTCATCACGGTTTCCAATTGACGGAAAATCATTTGGATGCCCTTGGAGAAAGATTCGACCTCTGCTCCTTCCGGTACAGTAGCCATGGCGCGCTCGAAGTTATCAATAACCGGTACCAGTTCGGTGACCAGCTTCATCGAAGCGTATTTAGCCAATTCTTCTTTTTCCTTCTGCGTACGACGACGGAAGTTATCAAAATCAGCCTGTGCACGGACATAACGCTGTTGTTGCTCCTCAGCTCCTGCCTTCAGACGTGCAAGCTCATCCTGCTCCTGACCAGCCATCTCTTCAGCTTGTGCTTCTGCAGCGCCAGCTTCATTAATAGGCTCCTGCTCAGTTGCTGTTACCTCTTGTTCTTCTGTAAATGATTGCTCCTCTTTCAAGATGTTCACCTCCTTATACGAATGAAATGGTTCATTCCCGAATCTTATTTGAAACGATGTGTCAGCATCGCCGTCAAGTCACGGGATAGTGTATTTAGAATATGAATGACACGTGCATAATCCATCCGCGTGGGTCCTAGAATACCGATCGAACCCAAAGCCTCACCGTCCAATGAATAGGAGGCTGTAATCAGGCTGCAGTTGGCAAAGGCTTCATGATCATTTTCAGTGCCGATTCGCACTTGAATACCAGATCCACCCGGCACGGGCATCATCAATTTCATGAGTGTTGGTGTCTCTTCCAGCAGGTCAAGAATATCTTTTACCTTTTCGATATCTTTAAACTCCGGTTGAGTCAACATATTGGTGGCACCACTGAGGAACAGACGATTATCATGCTCATTGTCAAAGGCACTGTTCAGCACCTGCATAACTTCCTCGTAACGTGTAATATGCCGTTCCATCTCTTGCCCAAGTTCGGTATAAAGACGGGATTTCAATTTGTAGATTGGTACGCCCACAAGCTTGGTATTTAACAAGCGAACCACATTTTCCATCTCGGCTACCGAGATTTCTGGTGGAATCTGAACCGTCTTGTTCTCCACTTGACCTGTATTGGTCACAATGATCGCCACAGCTTCACTCTCGTTCAGCGGAAGCAATTGGAAGTGACGTAAGGACGTATGGAATACTTCCGGTCCAAGCAGGATCGAAGTATAATTCGTCATATGTGACAAAATATTGGATGCATGCTGAATAACTTGTTCCATGACGTTCAGTTTTTCAGCAAAGAATGACTTCAGATCATCCAACTCTTGAGGCTCCACCTGATTCCAAGGGACCAAATGATCGACATAATATCGATAGCCTTTATGAGAAGGAATGCGTCCTGCCGATGTATGCGGCTGTTCCAGGAAACCCATATCTTCAAGGTCCGCCATTTCATTACGGATCGTCGCCGGACTGTATCCAACATCTCCCCTTTTGGAAATGCTCCGGGACCCTACGGGCTCAGCTGAACGGATATAGTCATCCACTATAGCGTTCAGAATCATTCGTTGACGCTCTGTTAACATGGTGAGTATTCCCTCCTTCTGACTGTACTGTCCCATGTCGTTAGCACTCCGGTTAGATGAGTGCTAAGCGGTAATACAAAAATACCAAACTGACGTGAACATTGTCAAGTGAGTTTGATGAGTGGGCTCATCTATTTATAGTATAGACCAATGTCAACGAGTCCTAACAACTTTATTGAACATACTTTGAAGTAAAAAAAGACTGCATGTAGGGCAGAGGCTGACTCGGCTCGATCCATGCAGTCCATTCAGTTGTTATGCTGAAACGTTAAGCTCTTTTAATACCGCGATCTCATCGCAACAATCTTGCTTGCTGCAATGAACACAGTCGGTCCATACTTTCTCAGGGAAAATCTCTTTTTCCACTACGGCAAAGCCGTTTTTGAGGAAGAAGGATACTTCATATGTCAACGCCATAACCTTAGGAATCTGTAGTTTCTCCGCTTCTTCTACCAGTCGGTCCAGCAATCGGGAGCCAATACCGAGCCCTTTGTGTCCTTCCGAGATACCGAGTGATCTGACTTCCACCAAATCATTCCCCAGACGACAAAGCGATCCGCAACCCACCACTCCACCATCAACTTCGGCTACAACAAAGTGCTCCAGCTGTCGGTGCAGTATTTCCCGTGATCGCGGAAGCATGATCCCACGCTCTGCATAGCCCTTAATCATTTCATACAGTGGTTCAACATCTTCCGGCACGGCTTTTCTGCATATTACCGACATCCTGCTCTCCTCCTATTACCAAGCTTTCCAGAGGAAAGCTGACTTCGTAGTTGTTAAATTAACACGCTCTGTAAAATCAATATGAATAAATATACAACAGAGCGTATAGAATTTCAAGCTATGAATTCAGCGATATGGACCCGATAAACTCCGCAAAAACGTCATTTCCGAACAGGATACCCTGCTCGCTCAGTCGGAAGCCGTCTGCCGTCCGCTCAAGCAACCCTGCGTTCAACATTTTGCCCAAAGGCTTCGCAAACACTTCTTCCATGGACTCTCCGAACTGTTCGCTAAAGCGTGAGGCCGAAGCTCCCTCCAACATTCGCAGTCCAACCATCAGATAATCTTCCATGGCTTCCGGGCGAGCAATCTCAAAATGATCCAGACGAGGCAGCCCTGCTCGTGAAGCTTCAACATAAGGATTTATACCTTTAATATTCATATGCCGTTCGCGGCCCACATATCCATGTGCACCTGCACCCAGACCATAGTAGTCCTCATTACGCCAGTAGGTAATATTGTGACGACTCTCAAAGCCCGGCTTGGCAAAGTTACTGATCTCGTATTGTCCATAACCTGCTTCTTTCATACGTCTCATTAATAGAAGATACATCTCCAGCTCATCATCTTCATGAGGAAGTGGTAACTGGTTCTTCTGATACAGGGTATGGAAAAGTGTATTCTCTTCCACTTTCAGGCTGTAGATGGAGTAATGCGGCAGATCCAGTTCCAGCGCTTTGTCGATACTCTCATTCAACATTTCAACAGTCTGGTTTGGCAAACCAAACATCAGGTCAATGGACAGGTTATTCAAGCCTGCTTTTCGAGCATTCTCCAAACTGCGATATACATCATCCGTATTATGAATACGGCCAATGCCTGTCAGCAGATCATTCTGAAAAGCCTGCACGCCAAAGCTGACACGGTTGACGCCGCCTTCTTTCATCGCAGCGAGTTTCTCCGCATCCGTTGTTCCCGGGTTGGCTTCCATCGAAAATTCAATATCGTCCGCCCAATTTGGGAAATACGTCTTCACGGAACGAAGAAATACTGCCATCTCATCCGGTTTCAGAGCTGTTGGCGTACCCCCACCTACAAATATAGTCTTGATCTCACCCGGTGGATTGGCCTTAACTGTATGTTCCATCTCCCGTTCCAGCGCTTCGAGATATTGCATCACGGGCTGATCTTTCAGAACGTAGGAGTTAAAGTCGCAATAAAAACATTTATTCGTGCAAAAGGGAATGTGAAGATACACCGCTTGGGGCGCACCTGTCTTCCGGCTGTGTGCTGCCAATGTCATGGCAAGTCCCCCTCTATTTGAAAAAAGGAAAGCCATCCGGCTTCCCTTTCAGCTTAGTTATTTAATATTCTGTGTTGTAACCATGTTTGCAAGCAAACGTCCTACAATTCAATTTCGATACACACAATCTGTGTTGTACCCGAAAATGAATTATTAATCATCAATTTTCAGTACCGCCATGAATGCCTCTTGTGGCACCTCAACGTTACCAACCTGCTTCATCCGCTTCTTACCTTCCTTCTGCTTCTCAAGCAGTTTCCGTTTCCGCGAGATGTCACCGCCATAACACTTGGCAAGTACGTTTTTACGCATTGCTTTTACCGTCTCACGAGCAACGACCTTGGTACCTACAGATGCCTGAATTGGCACCTCGAACATTTGCCGTGGAATCAGCTCGCGCAGTTTCTCACAGACAATGCGTCCGCGATTATAGGCACGGTCACGGTGAACGATGAAAGACAGAGCATCCACCTGTTCGCCATTGAGTACAATATCCATTTTCGCCAGATTGGACTGACGGTAACCGGACAGCTCATAATCCAGAGATGCATATCCTTTGGTACCGGATTTCAACTGGTCGAAGAAGTCATATACAATCTCGGACAACGGAATCTCATAGGTAATGGTAACCCGGGTTGTGTCCAGATATTCCATATTTACATATTCACCGCGTTTAGTCTGACACAGCTCCATAATCGTACCTACATAATCATTCGGTACGATTATATCTGCCTTGACGTATGGTTCCTCGACGTAATCAATCCGTCCCACCTCAGGATAGTTGGATGGGTTGTCGATTTTCATCACTTCACCATTCGTTAAGGTGACGTGATAGATTACACTTGGTGCCGTTGTGATCAACGGAATGTTAAACTCCCGCTCGATCCGCTCCTGGATAACGTCCATGTGAAGCAGTCCAAGGAATCCGCAACGGAATCCAAAACCGAGTGCACTGGATGTTTCCGGTTCAAAGCTCAGAGACGCATCGTTTAACTGCAATTTCTCCAACGCTTCACGCAGATCAACATAGTCCGATGTTTCGATCGGATAGAGACCACAATACACCATTGGGTTAATTTTACGATAACCCGGCAAAGGTTCCAGTGTTGGATTTTTGGCATCCGTTACTGTATCCCCGACTTGTGTATCGCCAACATGCCGGATACCTGCAACGATAAATCCAACATCCCCGACGTTCAGCTCGTCCACGATGGTCATACGAGGTTTGAACGCTCCAACTTCAATGACTTCAAATGATTTACCCGTTGCCATCATTTTGATTTTGGAACCGGATTTGATTTTGCCGTCAACAACACGCACATATACGATTACACCTTTGTACGGGTCGTAGTGCGAGTCAAAAATCAGCGCTTTCAAAGGCTGGTCAGGATCACCAGTTGGTGCTGGAACACTTTTCACCACTTGTTCCAAAATTTCTTTGATTCCGATTCCTGATTTGGCCGAAGCCAAAACCGCATTACTTGTGTCCAAACCAATAACATCTTCCACTTCCTGCTTCACCCGTTCAGGATCAGCGCTCGGAAGGTCAATTTTGTTGATAACCGGTAAAATTTCAAGATTGTTATCCAATGCCAGATACACGTTGGCAAGTGTTTGGGCTTCAATTCCCTGAGCCGCATCCACAACCAGCAGAGCACCTTCACATGCAGCAAGACTGCGTGATACTTCATACGTGAAGTCTACGTGTCCCGGTGTATCAATCAGATTCAATAAATACTCTTCACCATCATCCGCTTTGTAAGTCAAGGCTACTGCTTGTAGCTTGATCGTTATTCCACGTTCACGTTCAAGGTCCATTTTATCCAGAACTTGTTCCTGCATTTCACGTGAAGTGAGCGCACCTGTGTGCTCCAAGATCCGGTCCGCAAGTGTTGATTTGCCGTGATCTATATGTGCAATAATAGAAAAGTTACGAATTTTACGTTGTCTTGCCCGAATGTCAGTCATTCCTTACCCCCAGAAACAGCCTAGTGTCAATCACTTCATTATAACAGTTGAAGCACAGTGCATCAATCCCGTGATGTCTCAACTTTATAATAAAGTGTCATCATGCACTCCCAGAGGTTATATTGTACCTTAAAATTATAGTATTTTATTCAGCAACGCCGCTAAAAAGAGAGACCACCCATTTGATTCCACTGTGTGAGAGATTTTGCAGTAGTCCAGCCGTTTTGTCTGCCAACACATCAACCGGAGCCTTATTTTGATCTGCCCCAAGCACTTGGCTTGGTGACTGAACAGGTACAAATGGTGGTTCTTTGATTTCCTTTTGGACAGGTGCAGTCGGGACAGATTCGGTAACCTGTGAAGTTGGCTCTGTTGTCACAGCGGTTGACGTGCCTCCTGAGGGATTGCCCATATGAAAGTTGCTGCC
This Paenibacillus xylanexedens DNA region includes the following protein-coding sequences:
- the dnaJ gene encoding molecular chaperone DnaJ, with product MAEKRDYYEVLGVSKTANDDEIKKAYRKLARQYHPDVNKAADAEAKFKEVKEAYDVVSDGQKRAQYDQYGHVDPNQGGFGGGGDFGGGGFGDIFDMFFGGGGGGRRDPNAPQRGNDLQYTMTIEFKEAVFGKETDITIPRTEGCDTCHGSGAKPGTKPETCSVCQGSGQQEVVQNTPFGRMVNRRACSNCSGSGQIIKEKCTTCSGSGKVRKQRKIHVRIPAGVDDGAQLRMTGEGEGGLRGGPAGDLYIVIRVKSHDFFEREGDDIYCEIPLTFAQAALGDEVEIPTLTEKVKLKVPAGTQTGTYFRLKGKGVPRLRGMGQGDQHVKVVVVTPSKLNDEQKDLLRQIASLDGEQTHEHEQSFFDRVKRAFRGD
- the dnaK gene encoding molecular chaperone DnaK, whose protein sequence is MSKVIGIDLGTTNSCVAVMEGGEAVVIPNPEGARTTPSVVGFKKDGERVVGETAKRQAITNPDRTIMSIKRHMGTSHKETIDSKDYSAQEISAIILQKLKTDAEAYLGQTVTQAVITVPAYFNDSQRQATKDAGKIAGLEVLRIVNEPTAAALAYGMEKSEDQTILVYDLGGGTFDVSILELGDGFFEVKATSGDNKLGGDDFDQVIIDYLVSEFKKDQGIDLSKDKAAVQRLKDAAEKAKKELSGVLTTTISLPFITVADGVPQHLELNLSRAKFEEISAGLVERTLEPTRRALSDAGMTANDIDKIVLVGGSTRIPAVQEAIKKLTGKEPHKGVNPDEVVALGAAVQAGVLTGDVKDVVLLDVTPLSLGIETAGGVFTKMIERNTTIPTSKSQVFSTYADNQPSVEIHVLQGEREMAAGNKSLGRFMLGDIPPAPRGVPQIEVSFDIDANGIVNVSATDKGTNKTQKITITSSSGLSDAEVEQMMKDAELHAEEDKKRRELVEAKNSADQLIYSVDKTIKDLGEKADAGEVEKANAAKEKLQGVLASDNLEDIKAATEELTEIVQQLSVKLYEQAQAQEQEAQGAEEQQGSAKRDNVVDADYEVVDEDKKQN
- the grpE gene encoding nucleotide exchange factor GrpE codes for the protein MKEEQSFTEEQEVTATEQEPINEAGAAEAQAEEMAGQEQDELARLKAGAEEQQQRYVRAQADFDNFRRRTQKEKEELAKYASMKLVTELVPVIDNFERAMATVPEGAEVESFSKGIQMIFRQLETVMNNEGLTAMESVGQPFNPEFHQAIMQVESDEYEEGIVVEEVQKGYMLKDKVLRPAMVKVSS
- the hrcA gene encoding heat-inducible transcriptional repressor HrcA is translated as MLTERQRMILNAIVDDYIRSAEPVGSRSISKRGDVGYSPATIRNEMADLEDMGFLEQPHTSAGRIPSHKGYRYYVDHLVPWNQVEPQELDDLKSFFAEKLNVMEQVIQHASNILSHMTNYTSILLGPEVFHTSLRHFQLLPLNESEAVAIIVTNTGQVENKTVQIPPEISVAEMENVVRLLNTKLVGVPIYKLKSRLYTELGQEMERHITRYEEVMQVLNSAFDNEHDNRLFLSGATNMLTQPEFKDIEKVKDILDLLEETPTLMKLMMPVPGGSGIQVRIGTENDHEAFANCSLITASYSLDGEALGSIGILGPTRMDYARVIHILNTLSRDLTAMLTHRFK
- a CDS encoding N-acetyltransferase, with translation MSVICRKAVPEDVEPLYEMIKGYAERGIMLPRSREILHRQLEHFVVAEVDGGVVGCGSLCRLGNDLVEVRSLGISEGHKGLGIGSRLLDRLVEEAEKLQIPKVMALTYEVSFFLKNGFAVVEKEIFPEKVWTDCVHCSKQDCCDEIAVLKELNVSA
- the hemW gene encoding radical SAM family heme chaperone HemW, producing MTLAAHSRKTGAPQAVYLHIPFCTNKCFYCDFNSYVLKDQPVMQYLEALEREMEHTVKANPPGEIKTIFVGGGTPTALKPDEMAVFLRSVKTYFPNWADDIEFSMEANPGTTDAEKLAAMKEGGVNRVSFGVQAFQNDLLTGIGRIHNTDDVYRSLENARKAGLNNLSIDLMFGLPNQTVEMLNESIDKALELDLPHYSIYSLKVEENTLFHTLYQKNQLPLPHEDDELEMYLLLMRRMKEAGYGQYEISNFAKPGFESRHNITYWRNEDYYGLGAGAHGYVGRERHMNIKGINPYVEASRAGLPRLDHFEIARPEAMEDYLMVGLRMLEGASASRFSEQFGESMEEVFAKPLGKMLNAGLLERTADGFRLSEQGILFGNDVFAEFIGSISLNS
- the lepA gene encoding translation elongation factor 4, which translates into the protein MTDIRARQRKIRNFSIIAHIDHGKSTLADRILEHTGALTSREMQEQVLDKMDLERERGITIKLQAVALTYKADDGEEYLLNLIDTPGHVDFTYEVSRSLAACEGALLVVDAAQGIEAQTLANVYLALDNNLEILPVINKIDLPSADPERVKQEVEDVIGLDTSNAVLASAKSGIGIKEILEQVVKSVPAPTGDPDQPLKALIFDSHYDPYKGVIVYVRVVDGKIKSGSKIKMMATGKSFEVIEVGAFKPRMTIVDELNVGDVGFIVAGIRHVGDTQVGDTVTDAKNPTLEPLPGYRKINPMVYCGLYPIETSDYVDLREALEKLQLNDASLSFEPETSSALGFGFRCGFLGLLHMDVIQERIEREFNIPLITTAPSVIYHVTLTNGEVMKIDNPSNYPEVGRIDYVEEPYVKADIIVPNDYVGTIMELCQTKRGEYVNMEYLDTTRVTITYEIPLSEIVYDFFDQLKSGTKGYASLDYELSGYRQSNLAKMDIVLNGEQVDALSFIVHRDRAYNRGRIVCEKLRELIPRQMFEVPIQASVGTKVVARETVKAMRKNVLAKCYGGDISRKRKLLEKQKEGKKRMKQVGNVEVPQEAFMAVLKIDD